The genomic interval ACACCAAGGCTCACTTCACTCAGCTCGAATTGACTGAGTAATAGCAGCAGGTATCATTAGTGACATTATTATTAAGGGGACTGGTTTGCAGATAAAGTATGCCGCCAGCTAACTAGCAGGCAAGCATTTGCTGTGCTAACTACGTTGAAACATATCCTATCCCCTTTCTCGATTATTCTGATTGAAACTCATAGGTAACCAAGCAGCTAATGTTTTGGTTAATTACTATGCTCGTCTCGGTAATGGAAAACTTGCTAACAACAATGAACAAGCTTGCTAGTTAGCAATGTAATGTTAAAGGCCACCCTCCAAAAACAGTGgttcgctagctagctaacgagTTGCCACACAATAACTAACATTAGGTTCATATCAGTGTCTACGTTCTTACACTAATTAGTGCAAATTAAGTTATCTAATTAGACTTATCTTCTAATATTGCGAGGTAACTGGCAACCTAGGCCAAATCCCATTCATGTGTATACTGTTTGTCTTGTTACTAACAATGTTAGTAAGGTAGCAGTCCACACAGATTTGGATAATTCACGTCAGCTAGTTAGCAAGCTAACAGCTAAGCAAGGAAAGCCTTAGAATCGACCTACCGGTGGAAATCTGGCGttgtatttcttctttttgctGGGCATTATTGAATAATCTGGCTAGCTAGCTTAAaacaatattcaatattttgttattatctGTCCCTCAACACGCACCCCAagtaggtagctagctagcctagCACGTAGCAACGTCGTCTTCTCGAGATGTTCCGCAGGGTCTCAAGTTCCGTAGGATTCTCGCCTAAACCGTCTGGTGAAACAGACAGCACGcgggtttaaaataaataagtaCAGACTCTTGCATTAACTATTGAGTTAAAACGCTACATTTCAAGGCAATCACCCAGCTGTTTTGTACGTTCCCTTTTCTTGCTACTACAGAGTGTTAGCTAATAGTACATGCTGTTTTGTAATGGGTGTTTCAATAAAGTTTTTCTGTCATAGTCATTGTATCTAATCATGATGGAGGTTTGAGGAAATTGCTAGCTGGCCGTACGCTCCCTTCGATTATTGTGCAACTTGGTAGGTGACGCGAAAAACCTCTCGTTggtaaacatgaaaacattttataactATTTTGTAAGTTGCTTTATGTTCATGAAGGTGAAAGTAATGGGGTAGATGTAAACAACGATTTGACAAGCAAACGAGGTAGCTAGGTTACTTTGCTTGATAGCATACAGGCTCACAACAAACCAAGCCAAAACCGCTTTTGTCTTTGGCTGCATGAACTCAGTGTTGGCTTTCCATGCATGTTCGGGATGTCTGCGAGGCACTGCTCTTGTAAACGGGGGGTTTATAACATTTCCTACTCACTAACCTTACGCTTATCTACAGGAAAACTGCACCCATTTGAACATTGCTGAGAACCAACACCAGAAACCTCTGAGATTGGACCATGGAGGAGATTCAGGTGGAAGACAGCCCAGCAAActggggagagatggggaacCCAGAACCCCTGTCTGCAGAAAGCTATGCTGCAGAAGCCATGGCGGCAGATATGGAACCCTGGATCGTGTTCGACTCCCGTAAGACTCCCAGAGCGGAATTTGACCGCTGGCTAGAAACCAACAGACCgtcccaggtgagacgctttgGGGACGAGGAGCGGGGAAGGGGCCCGGTCGGGTGGATTGCTGTGTACGGCCCGGACTACTGCCCTCCCACAGCGGACCTTGACGGACTCCAGGAGAGTTGGGAGAGGCTGTTGGACAGCGGGAGGCCTGTCAACTTCCAGACTGTAAAGGAGCTGGCCCTGAACCATGGCGTGCTCTCCGGGAAGTGGCTGATGCACCTGGACACCGGCTTCAAGGTGGACCACGCCTGGGAGTGCGTGGCCAGAGCGATCCTGGACGGGAAGATGTACACCGCCAAGGTGAGTCCGCATGACTCCAAGTCGGACAGCAAACACGTCATCTGCGCCTACAGCAAGGACTTCACGGACGAGAGGGCGGTGATGAGGCTGGACTCTGCCATCCGGGCCTCAGGGGTCAAGTGCCCGCTGTCCTACAAGCCAGATGTTTACACGTACCTGGGGATATACCGCAACAACCGCTGGAAGCTCTGTCCCACCATCTACGAGAGTAAGTTCGACCTGGAGTGTGTTCCCCGACGCTCCCACGTCCTCAACAAGGTCACCAATCTAGAGGTCATGTAGAACAAGGGCAGCGAGTGAACGGCTGTTCCTAAACAAGCCTCGGACGAAAGCCGTGTTAGGCTACGTCGTACAGTCCTGCACATCTGATGTGGGTGAAGTCCACAGAGTATATCTGGTTTGTTTCCTGTGAGTTCTTCCTTTAGGACTATTGACAGCGTTGTTTCATTGTGCTGGAGATTAATTCTGAAAATGTCttgcaattgttttatttttgtttgattcTTGATTTGGTTTTTAatcatataatataattttttttactcctGCTGTGATCCACCACCCTACCACACTGTGTGTAAAACATCAGGTTACTCCGATTCTTCTTTACACAGTTAGTGTATTTTCTGTGTGATTGTGTACcttaaatgcattttgttgtcAAACAAGAATGATTAATTACAAGTTATTTTAAACAttctttaatttgttttgtcagtgttgtaaGCTACACATTGTACAAAAATtacatgttttaattcattTCCTGCCCGCAAAGACCTACTTGTACAAAATATAATACAGTTGTGTGCTTTCAGTGAGACGGCACTTACGAAGTGGAGATGTTTTAAACGTGTCTTCGGTGATGGAAGATGAACATCAATTATAGTTTGTATACCATGCAAGAACAGTGTAAAAGCAAACCATACTGTGAATGAGAATAGTGACCAAAATAATTGATAGCGATGGACAGAAATAAGATAAGACTCAAAATGACTAACTTGAGTTACTGAGCAAATCAGTGCATCTGCTACATATTGACATCTATAAACCATATCCTTCCCATTTCAAAGATGTATCGACTATTGTCAGTTAAAAGGACAATATATACTTACATGTTAATAGggtaaaaacatacatttagatGCATTTACAAAGTGGGGCAATATCATATCACCTAAGTAAAATTAAAATGGCAGTGTCATGTTTTCTTGCTTTACAGTACATCGTGTTATTCCACAGCCAGTAATAAACAATTGTCTCTAGATATCTGTTCATATACAATTAGATGGACCAACAATTAAGGCCTTTTTATTGGGTGTAAAAAGATCAATTGGGAaatgattttgttcatggaaGAATGATTCCCTTTGAGAACCATTTGCCCTTTCAAAAACACATCACAGCTGTGAAAGCTTGCAGTCTGACGCAATTTTCTTGTACAATTTCttgaccaaaataaaaacattttctataaaCAAGCCATTACAAAAATTGTCTAACAATAGCCACAGCGAATACAACCATGGATTGAAGTAGTCATTGTGTTCACATTTAGTGAAACTCCACATCCACTGAAATTAACCACATTTGGCTATAAAGAAATGATCTGGAAACATCCATAGATATTTAGTTAGCCATATGGCTAAATTTACaatggctttttaaagaaaactatCATAGATAACGGTCTCTTAGCCCATAGACTTATTTTAGCATGAAGAATTCATCTCACATTAAGTTGAGAAGAAACAAACAATGTAATTATCTTTTAAAGACTCCAACAGAATAGATAGTATgcacaataacaaacaaaaaaaagtttcatTCTGTGGTGTGGTGAAACCATAGGTTTTGACATAGGGGGGAAAAGATCAAAAAGGCTGATATTGggtttgtatttcagaaataatGGCGGTTTGTCAAAGTGGttaatatgcatacattttccgTAAAGCATTTTCTTCCGGCCTGCATTGACAATTATTTGGCGTGTACACCCAGTGGGGTCTATCTTTACGAGACGATGAAAAGCCACGTTTCAGCACACTCAGGCTTACCCAATCGTCCCTTCTACTCACGAAGTACAGGCAATGTTCTGAGGACGCTCTGACTAGGATGTTCAGAATCCACACGGAGAAGAGAGCACAAATCACCACTATAGAAATGTCTCTCCTATGCCACTCTTTAGAATACCTAGGCACACGTGGAAGTTGGATAGGAGAGGAACCAGGTCTTAAAGGCGAGGGAACAGATAAAAGCAGTACATTAGGGGTTTCATGTCTGATGTCCGGACACGAAGCCAGGCTGGTTGCCACTGTTCAGGATGGACATGAGGCGGTCCTCGTCCATGGAGTTGAAGACGTCCAGATCGTCAAGGacggctggctggctggcgtTGCCGGGGGTACTGTCCATCATGACCTCACTCTGGAGCAGGTTGACGATGCTGTTCGGGTAGTTCATCCAGGTGTTGCTGCCGCAGCTGTTGCTGGCTGGGTCTGCGTGGTTCTGGCCCGCATTGTTGGCCACAGTGTTGGCGGAGGGCAAGTGGCAGGGTGCCTGGGCGACCGACGCCGTGCTGCTCCCTGGACCCTCTACAGCCAGACCGCTCTGGCCCAGCAGAGCTTGGAAGTCGTCGATGTTGATGCTCTCCAGGGTTCCTGAGGGGTGCACCTCGGAGAAGCTGGGGAACTCCGGGAGATCCTCGTCCACTGTCTCCACCCTGAATTGGGAACCCTGGACCCCGAAGGTAGAGGTGAGTTCTGGAATGGAAGCTCCGCCCGTTGGTCCCTGGGAACTAGTGAAGGTGGGGAAAGTGAAGCCGTGGAGGTCCGACAAGTTGACGGTGGTAAAGGCCTGGGAGGTCAGGGATGCACCTGTGGAAGTCTGGGTCTGGGCACTGTCGATGAAATTGGGCACAGCGTTGGCTTTGGGCTGGGAGTCCAGGGTAAGGCTGTTGAGGAACTTCCAGGTCTCCGCCGTGCTGGTGGACgaagatgatgaagaggagtctGCTTTGGGCTGGCTTTGGAACAGCTGGCCAGGCTGGGGGCTGTTGTAGTACTGCTGGGGTTTCAGAGGGGCACGAGGGGGCAACACTGGGTTCACCACTGCAAGAGGCAAACAGTAAATATCACGGTCCCATACACAACCCTGCGTACTGTACAATGTCAACTTCTGACCGCTAATGATGAATACAGAACACTCATAACTGTAGAAAATCTGATTGAAACCCCTTTTAGCAGTTTTGACATACGTTTTCTGATGATACAAGACATCCTGTGGCTGCGCAAGGTAATAAGGATGTGTAATTTATTACTCAGGCCATGCCGTAAGgtgatttcaaaataaacagACAGTTACATTATCAACTGAAGCCCAGCAGGGCTGCCAATACCACGGTGGGTGAAGTGTTGGCTAGCTTGTTCCCCTGCAGAAACACGTGCGGAACTGCAGGAAAGCAGCACCTGGTAGGCAAGGCTGGAAGTGAAAGTGTTGTGTTCCCTCCATCATTATGCAGCTAGCTACTTCGTGATccgcaaaaacaaacataaggTGCATGCTGGCACCAGTTGTACTGGAGCTGTGTCATCACGCAGTGCTACAGTTATTTGACCTTTCTAGAAAATACCAGAAGCAAAACTGACGGGAGTGGGCCTTTAATCTTGAACTgccaaataaatcaaatgttataCCAGGTTGGCTAGTTGCTGGTTTGGCAGTGACCGTTCTTCTGGCAGTGTTGATAGGCCTTCTCTCTGGTGGCGTTGACCCTGAAATTCAAACATAACCCGTCACACATTAACTCTCCAAATCCCTTAACTGACACATCTGTCTAGTAAAGTGAGTTAATTGATCTTTTTAGACACCTACCTGGAATCAAGGACCCCAGCTTCAGATTCTGGAACATTCCCTCTGTGCGTTTTCTCTTCTCCATCAGTCTATATTCATCTGtacagttaaaaataaaatatcctgTGTGAAGTTTTTGTCCTGGCAACCACACAGGCCACAAGAATGTCCACGTGGAAACCAAAAGAATTCTAATAGTAACAGAAAGGGACGTTACCAGGGTCAGAGGGCAGGAACTGGAAGTCCATTGGCTCGCTGACCTCACGGTCTGAGGGCCTGCGGAGCTGCATCTTTACTTTGACTGGCTCGGTCAGGTTGGTGTTGCAGTAGGGCGGGGTGCGGAACACGATGGCCACCTGCCTGTGGACGTCTGCCTGGGAGAAAGTACCCTTCCCCTCCCACGTGTCCTGGAAGAACCGCACCTCAATGTCTTCTAGAGGGGACACagaaaagggaggaggagatCTCTGTGAACTAGGCTGGAGGGTCTGACTGAGTTAGACGGGTCTGATGTTGAGCTAGCCTGGAGGGTCGGTCGGTGATATAGGCTGGTCTGATGTTGAGCTAGGCTGGAGGGTCCCTTAGTTAGAGGCCTGAACAATTAGGAAAGTGGTAACTGGTGGGCGTATCTATAAAATACTATCCAAAGGGTTTCGGCAAAGGGGAACTTTCCAAAAGGCTAATAGAGGATCAAAGTATTTGATGGAAACAGGCTAAATTAACCAACATCAAtacgtttgtgcgtgtgtgtgtgtgtgtgtgtgtgtgtgtgtgagagagagtctCTGACAAACCTTTTTGCACTTTGTCACAAAGTAAGAAGATCTCATCCCCCCCTCTGCAGCTCCCAGAGTTTCTGTTCACTCGACAGATCTTCAGCTCTGCTGTGTTTGGTGCTCCTGTGAGATGAAAGGTGCGTTTGTAAATTCCCTTTGAAGCGTCAGCATTAATTCAGAGCGTTGTTCGATTGTTGCTTAATTGCCAATGTGTATATTCAGAGCACACACATGACACAGTAGGGTTTATCCAATAGTTCTGACCTGACAACAGCGGTCAAGCACCTGAGCTAATGTTGGCTAGTTTCTGAGCTACttttacacacaaacaagaGAACACTACACTCTGACTGGCCCTAACAGtattttcaaatcaaacatttaataatattgGTTTTCATGTCTCAATGATTAATGACTGCTACTGGCAACAAttgattttgttttaggttAACATTTACAAAGCCCTGTGAAAACAACCATATAGCAAAGCCACTGGagtctcaaacctctcctcaggcACTTCACATTGTTTTGACCCTAAACTTAACGCAACGTCAAATGAATTGATCATCAAGCCTTTGAGTAATTGAATCTGGGGTGCCAATTCAGGGTTAAAGCAGAACTTGGATAGGGTTGGGAATTACTGCCCTGGGTTGTGATCATAAATGAGTGAAACTGACTCAGAGTCAACAGTGAAACAGGAACAGTCTGGTCATTGACAGATCAGGAAGCCAGTATGTACTCTGTGTTTGTTGAGTTTGTATATCTAAGGATTGTGATAAGGTGTGAGTCAGTGTCACCAGAAGTCCCCAGAAATGTAGTAACACCTGAGGAATCATACCCTACAATATTTTCTGGCAGTTTCCACTAGGAAATGTGATTTTTGACTTAGGGGTAAGGTTTAGAGTAAACCCAAATGGGGTGACATTTACGTTTATGAAGTACATGTTAATTAGGGCACGGCTGATTTTAGATTTGGAAGTCaaaattaatgtatttaagtAGCTTTTTAATTGTGGGgaatattattttaagtattttttgGGTGGAACAAGTACTTTTCCATTTCTAATTAGTCAAGTAATTTCTGAAGGAAGTAAATTCCTTTTTACTCTGTTACCTTTTACCAAACCAATTAGTTACATaggtgtatgtatatattattgCTTAGGGGCTGaactagggttgcacgatattgacaaaatgtgcgcacacacacctgggcAGTTTCTCcaattcttccttgcagatcctctcaagcccGGTCAGATGAACTGCGATCTTCAGATGTTcaaatggggttcaagtccggGCTTTGGCTTGGCCACTAAAGGACATTTACtgacttgtcctgaagccactcaaGCGTTGTTCTTTTTGTGTTCTTCggtttgttgttg from Esox lucius isolate fEsoLuc1 chromosome 24, fEsoLuc1.pri, whole genome shotgun sequence carries:
- the c24h11orf68 gene encoding UPF0696 protein C11orf68 homolog; this encodes MEEIQVEDSPANWGEMGNPEPLSAESYAAEAMAADMEPWIVFDSRKTPRAEFDRWLETNRPSQVRRFGDEERGRGPVGWIAVYGPDYCPPTADLDGLQESWERLLDSGRPVNFQTVKELALNHGVLSGKWLMHLDTGFKVDHAWECVARAILDGKMYTAKVSPHDSKSDSKHVICAYSKDFTDERAVMRLDSAIRASGVKCPLSYKPDVYTYLGIYRNNRWKLCPTIYESKFDLECVPRRSHVLNKVTNLEVM
- the rela gene encoding transcription factor p65 — translated: MAGMYGWGQPPLNQGNPFIEIIEEPKQRGMRFRYKCEGRSAGSIPGEKSNDTTKTHPAIKVHNYNGPLHVRISLVTKNAPYKPHPHELVGKDCKHGYYEADLQERRVHSFQNLGIQCVKKKDVAEAVSSRLQTQNNPFNIPEAKLWEEEFDLNAVRLCFQASINLPTGELCPLEPVVSQPIYDNRAPNTAELKICRVNRNSGSCRGGDEIFLLCDKVQKEDIEVRFFQDTWEGKGTFSQADVHRQVAIVFRTPPYCNTNLTEPVKVKMQLRRPSDREVSEPMDFQFLPSDPDEYRLMEKRKRTEGMFQNLKLGSLIPGSTPPERRPINTARRTVTAKPATSQPVVNPVLPPRAPLKPQQYYNSPQPGQLFQSQPKADSSSSSSSTSTAETWKFLNSLTLDSQPKANAVPNFIDSAQTQTSTGASLTSQAFTTVNLSDLHGFTFPTFTSSQGPTGGASIPELTSTFGVQGSQFRVETVDEDLPEFPSFSEVHPSGTLESINIDDFQALLGQSGLAVEGPGSSTASVAQAPCHLPSANTVANNAGQNHADPASNSCGSNTWMNYPNSIVNLLQSEVMMDSTPGNASQPAVLDDLDVFNSMDEDRLMSILNSGNQPGFVSGHQT